A stretch of the Lineus longissimus chromosome 10, tnLinLong1.2, whole genome shotgun sequence genome encodes the following:
- the LOC135494270 gene encoding protein FAM43A-like: MPKRTNATKMNIFKSKRKSLTITEKDPTHKVLYLGNVHTAMMKGEGCVDKPVNIIWKNYERSASAGKDMELTVTAYGMKVKTRDQGFTEYRAHRITYVIAPPQYPKLFVWVYRHEGKKMKVDLRCHAVLCKNESKAKAIAVMLHEKLSLALRAFMTEKNSKQRARLLMQRTKSLPKPGGAMPLRKKLLSTAENFKPSVEKSSSAPKLNDISEGVEPEDYEADDRCAEANCACMLSLEEEEDEFDPEDYVVRSDLGSVASDSSSGDAVVLQDPMGDDTESDFEKDNDVVDDLDLLQSRIVALEVGNDIDKLKNDQAVLSSMQNPDSDVDDADSGFSEQKETT, translated from the coding sequence ATGCCGAAAAGGACTAATGCAACCAAAATGAATATCTTCAAATCTAAACGAAAGTCTCTGACCATTACGGAAAAGGATCCGACACACAAGGTCCTATATCTCGGCAATGTCCACACTGCAATGATGAAGGGGGAGGGCTGCGTGGATAAGCCGGTGAATATCATTTGGAAGAACTACGAGCGCTCCGCAAGCGCGGGGAAAGACATGGAATTGACCGTGACTGCGTACGGCATGAAAGTGAAAACTCGAGATCAGGGATTCACGGAGTACCGGGCACATAGGATTACATACGTTATTGCCCCTCCGCAATATCCGAAGCTATTCGTCTGGGTTTATAGACATGAAGGCAAAAAGATGAAAGTAGACTTAAGGTGCCATGCTGTGTTGTGTAAAAACGAATCGAAAGCCAAAGCTATAGCTGTGATGTTGCATGAAAAACTGTCTCTTGCGTTGCGCGCGTTCATGACggagaaaaattcaaaacaacGAGCACGGCTTTTGATGCAACGAACGAAATCTCTCCCTAAGCCTGGTGGTGCTATGCCTTTGAGAAAGAAACTGTTGAGCACTGCCGAAAATTTCAAACCTTCCGTCGAAAAGTCGTCTTCTGCGCCAAAACTGAACGACATCTCGGAAGGTGTGGAGCCAGAGGACTACGAGGCAGACGACAGATGTGCAGAAGCGAACTGCGCATGTATGCTGTCgctggaggaggaagaggatgaaTTTGACCCCGAGGACTATGTTGTGCGGTCAGATTTGGGGAGCGTAGCTAGTGATAGTAGCAGCGGTGATGCGGTCGTGCTACAAGACCCAATGGGCGACGACACTGAATCTGATTTCGAAAAGGACAATGATGTTGTGGATGACTTAGATTTGTTGCAGTCACGAATTGTCGCTTTAGAAGTGGGAAATGACATTGACAAATTGAAAAATGACCAAGCTGTCCTCTCTTCGATGCAGAATCCTGACTCTGATGTTGATGATGCAGATTCTGGTTTTTCAGAGCAAAAGGAGACCACGTAA